In Falco cherrug isolate bFalChe1 chromosome 2, bFalChe1.pri, whole genome shotgun sequence, the following are encoded in one genomic region:
- the CHORDC1 gene encoding cysteine and histidine-rich domain-containing protein 1, translating to MSLLCYNRGCGQRFDPETNTEDSCTYHPGVPVFHDALKGWSCCKRRTTDFSDFLSIVGCTKGLHNSEKPPEPVKPEVKTTSERKELAELKPKFQEHIIQAPKPLETIKRPSPDEPMTNLQLKVSASLKQALDKLKLSTENEEKKEEDSDEIKIGTACKNAGCSKTYEGPHSTEEVCIYHSGVPIFHEGMKYWSCCKRKTSDFNTFLAQEGCTTGTHIWTKKDAGKKVVPCRHDWHQTGGEVTISVYAKNSVPDLSYVEANSTMLNIHIVFEGEKEFHRSVKLWGVIDVKRSYVNMTATKIELTMKKAEPLLWASLELPVSSTQQKKENADQ from the exons ATGTCGCTGCTCTGCTACAACCGGGGCTGCGGCCAGCGCTTCGACCCCGAAACCAACACGGAGG ATTCATGCACTTACCATCCAGGTGTGCCAGTCTTTCATGATGCTCTAAAA GGTTGGTCATGTTGTAAGAGAAGaacaacagatttttcagaCTTCTTAAGCATTGTG GGCTGTACAAAGGGGCTCCATAACAGTGAGAAACCTCCTGAGCCTGTTAAACCAGAAGTCAAAACTACCTCTGAACGAAAGGAGCTAGCTGAACTGAAACCCAAATTTCAAGAACACATAATTCAGGCACCAAAACCATTGGAAACAATTAAAAGGCCAAG CCCGGATGAGCCAATGACAAATTTGCAGCTGAAAGTGTCAGCTTCCTTGAAGCAAGCACTAGATAAACTGAAACtgtcaacagaaaatgaagagaaaaaag AGGAAGACAGTGATGAAATCAAGATTGGGACGGCATGTAAAAATGCAGGCTGTTCAAAA ACATACGAAGGAccacacagcacagaagaagTATGTATATACCATTCTGGTGTACCTATATTCCATGAAGG GATGAAGTATTGGAGCTGTTGTAAAAGGAAAACGTCTGACTTCAATACATTTTTAGCTCAGGAAGGCTGCACAACAGGAACACACATATGGACTAAAAAAGATGCG GGTAAGAAAGTAGTTCCATGCAGGCATGATTGGCACCAGACTGGAGGAGAAGTGACTATTTCTGTATATGCTAAAAATTCTGTTCCTGACCTGAGCTATGTAGAAGCAAATAGCACAATG TTAAATATCCATATTGtatttgaaggagaaaaggaatttCATCGCAGTGTGAAACTATGGGGA GTAATCGACGTAAAGAGGAGTTATGTGAACATGACGGCTACAAAGATTGAGCTTACTATGAAAAAAGCAGAGCCCCTATTATGGGCAAGTCTTGAATTACCAGTATCCagcacacaacagaaaaaagagaatGCAGATCAATAG